The following proteins are encoded in a genomic region of Hoeflea phototrophica DFL-43:
- a CDS encoding enoyl-CoA hydratase, with product MALNTLKTETRGRVAIITLNRPDALNALNSELLGELRETMAKFGDDEKIGAIVLTGSEKAFAAGADIKEMQPLDYVGAYMNDFFEGWSAVANTRKPVIAAVSGYALGGGCELAMMCDIIIASDTAKFGQPEITLGVIPGMGGTQRLTRAIGKAKAMDLCLTGRFMEAEEAERSGLVARVVAADDLMATAIKAAEKIAGFSLPVAMMVKESVNRADEMTLAEGLRFERRLFHSLFATEDQKEGMGAFVEKRKAQFKHR from the coding sequence ATGGCGCTCAATACGCTGAAGACGGAAACACGCGGCCGGGTGGCCATTATCACTCTGAACCGGCCCGATGCGCTCAACGCGCTCAATTCGGAACTTCTTGGCGAGTTGCGCGAGACCATGGCCAAATTTGGCGATGACGAGAAAATCGGCGCGATTGTGTTGACCGGATCGGAAAAAGCCTTTGCCGCGGGCGCCGATATCAAGGAAATGCAGCCGCTCGATTATGTCGGCGCCTATATGAATGACTTCTTTGAAGGCTGGAGCGCGGTTGCCAATACCCGCAAGCCGGTGATCGCTGCGGTGTCGGGCTATGCGCTGGGTGGCGGCTGCGAGCTTGCCATGATGTGTGACATCATAATTGCGTCAGACACCGCCAAGTTCGGCCAGCCCGAAATCACGCTCGGCGTGATCCCTGGCATGGGCGGCACCCAGCGGCTTACCCGCGCCATCGGCAAGGCCAAGGCAATGGATCTGTGCCTGACCGGCCGGTTCATGGAGGCTGAGGAAGCCGAGCGCTCCGGCCTGGTGGCGCGCGTGGTGGCGGCGGACGACCTGATGGCGACGGCGATCAAGGCCGCGGAGAAAATCGCAGGCTTTTCGCTGCCGGTGGCAATGATGGTGAAGGAGTCGGTCAACCGGGCCGACGAGATGACCCTTGCGGAAGGGCTTCGCTTTGAACGCCGGCTGTTCCACTCGCTGTTTGCAACCGAGGATCAGAAGGAAGGCATGGGCGCCTTTGTCGAGAAGCGCAAGGCGCAATTCAAGCATCGCTGA
- a CDS encoding 2-hydroxyacid dehydrogenase, with translation MPNRKKPKVYITRRLPDQVETRMRELFDAELNITDEPRAQPELVAAMRSADVLVPTVTDKIDAALIEQAGPQMKLIANFGNGVDNIDVDAAQKKGITVTNTPNVLSDDTADMTMALMLAVPRRLTEGANVLVGNDGSWKGWSPTWMLGHRIGGKRLGIIGMGRIGTAVARRAKAFGLSIHYHNRRRVDPDTEDQLEATYWDSLDQMLARVDIVSVNCPSTPATFHLLSARRLELMKPGAYIVNTARGGIIDEDALIKALREGRLSGAGLDVFEHEPAVDKRLVKLASEGRVVLLPHMGSATMEGRIDMGDKVIINIRTFFDGHRPPDRVLPLRS, from the coding sequence ATGCCAAATCGAAAAAAACCGAAGGTCTATATCACCCGCCGCCTGCCTGATCAGGTTGAGACGCGGATGCGTGAACTCTTTGATGCGGAACTCAACATCACTGATGAACCGCGCGCCCAGCCCGAACTGGTGGCGGCCATGCGTTCGGCTGATGTTCTGGTCCCCACTGTGACCGACAAGATCGATGCCGCGTTGATTGAGCAGGCCGGCCCGCAGATGAAGCTGATCGCCAATTTCGGCAATGGTGTTGACAACATCGATGTCGATGCAGCGCAGAAGAAGGGCATCACCGTCACCAACACGCCCAATGTCCTGTCCGACGACACTGCAGACATGACCATGGCGTTGATGTTGGCCGTGCCGCGCCGGCTCACCGAGGGTGCAAATGTCCTTGTCGGCAATGATGGGAGCTGGAAGGGCTGGTCGCCGACCTGGATGCTTGGCCACCGCATTGGCGGCAAGCGGCTTGGCATCATCGGCATGGGCCGCATTGGCACCGCGGTGGCCCGCCGCGCCAAGGCCTTTGGCCTTTCGATCCATTATCACAACCGCCGCCGGGTCGATCCGGACACCGAGGATCAGCTTGAGGCGACCTATTGGGACAGCCTGGATCAGATGCTGGCGCGCGTTGACATTGTCTCGGTCAATTGCCCTTCGACACCCGCCACGTTCCACCTTCTGTCGGCCCGCAGGCTCGAGCTGATGAAACCTGGCGCTTACATAGTCAACACTGCGCGCGGCGGCATCATCGACGAGGATGCACTGATCAAGGCGTTGCGTGAAGGCCGTCTGTCAGGCGCGGGCCTCGATGTGTTCGAACATGAGCCGGCAGTCGACAAGCGTCTGGTCAAGCTCGCTTCGGAAGGCAGGGTGGTGCTGTTGCCGCATATGGGCTCGGCCACCATGGAGGGGCGGATCGACATGGGTGACAAGGTGATCATCAACATCCGCACCTTCTTCGACGGCCACCGCCCGCCCGACCGCGTGCTGCCGCTCAGAAGCTGA
- the mutM gene encoding bifunctional DNA-formamidopyrimidine glycosylase/DNA-(apurinic or apyrimidinic site) lyase codes for MPELPEVETVRRGLQPVMEGARIIRVEQRRADLRFPFPEDFAKRLEGRQIIALGRRAKYLLADFDDGMVLISHLGMSGSFRIEPDGDSPLTPGVFHHERSKDDKHDHVVFHIDGPAGRARVIYNDPRRFGYMDLMVRAELAEHPWFRSLGVEPTGNSLEADELARRLAGKAAPLKAALLDQRIIAGLGNIYVCEALWRARLSPRKPAGRLVTKAGQPRKALERLTGDIREVISEAIAAGGSSLRDHIQTDGTLGYFQHGFSVYDREGKACPRPGCGDTVRRIVQSGRSTFMCARCQKD; via the coding sequence TTGCCCGAACTGCCCGAAGTCGAAACCGTTCGCCGCGGATTGCAGCCGGTGATGGAAGGCGCCCGGATCATCCGCGTCGAACAGCGCCGCGCGGATTTGCGATTTCCCTTTCCGGAGGACTTCGCAAAGCGGCTTGAAGGCCGGCAGATCATCGCGCTGGGCCGCCGGGCAAAATATCTGCTCGCCGATTTCGATGATGGCATGGTGCTGATCTCGCATCTGGGGATGTCGGGCTCGTTCCGGATCGAACCCGATGGCGATTCACCGCTGACCCCGGGGGTGTTTCATCACGAGCGCTCGAAAGACGACAAGCACGACCATGTGGTGTTTCATATCGACGGTCCGGCAGGACGGGCGCGGGTGATCTACAATGACCCACGCCGGTTCGGATACATGGATCTCATGGTTCGGGCGGAGCTTGCGGAACACCCATGGTTCAGGAGCCTTGGGGTGGAGCCGACGGGCAACAGCCTGGAAGCCGACGAACTGGCAAGGCGCCTTGCAGGCAAGGCCGCGCCATTGAAGGCAGCATTGCTCGATCAGAGGATCATCGCGGGTCTGGGCAATATATATGTATGCGAAGCATTGTGGCGTGCGCGCCTTTCGCCACGCAAACCGGCCGGACGCCTGGTGACCAAGGCCGGCCAGCCGCGCAAGGCGCTGGAACGGCTGACCGGCGATATCCGCGAGGTGATCAGCGAGGCGATTGCCGCAGGCGGATCATCTCTGCGTGATCATATCCAGACCGATGGGACGCTGGGATATTTCCAGCATGGATTTTCGGTCTATGATCGGGAGGGAAAGGCTTGCCCCCGGCCGGGCTGTGGCGATACGGTCCGCCGCATCGTGCAAAGCGGGCGTTCGACATTCATGTGCGCGCGCTGCCAGAAGGATTGA
- the recF gene encoding DNA replication/repair protein RecF (All proteins in this family for which functions are known are DNA-binding proteins that assist the filamentation of RecA onto DNA for the initiation of recombination or recombinational repair.): MAQKVHIERLKLTGFRNYASQSLELDARHVVLVGDNGAGKTNLMEAVSLLSPGRGMRRAPYSDVIKAGSEPASGFSIFASLEGMAGPVDIGTGVDGLEESGARKVRINGSPARSADDMLEHLRLLWLTPSMDGLFTGSAGDRRRFLDRLVLSVDPAHGSRALSYERAMRSRNRLLSEGRADPTWLDGLEAQMSELGVAMAMARSEVVRLLSALIDDSQAESPFPAASVRLEGFLEDEGLETASDMEVAFIDLMKHGRGRDAAAGRTLSGPHRMDLVVHHRAKAMPAALSSTGEQKALLIGIILGHAQLVRSLTGHAPILLLDEVAAHLDEGRRAALFDLIETLDCQAFMTGTDAAMFGSLGPRGQMFEVSEGRATPRREAAS; the protein is encoded by the coding sequence ATGGCCCAGAAGGTGCACATCGAGCGTCTGAAGCTCACCGGATTCCGCAATTATGCCAGCCAGTCGCTGGAACTTGATGCACGCCATGTGGTGCTGGTGGGCGACAATGGCGCCGGTAAAACCAATCTGATGGAAGCGGTCTCGCTGCTCTCCCCCGGGCGGGGCATGCGGCGCGCGCCCTACAGCGATGTGATCAAGGCCGGCTCCGAGCCTGCTTCCGGCTTCAGCATTTTCGCTAGCCTTGAGGGAATGGCCGGCCCCGTCGACATCGGCACCGGTGTGGACGGGCTCGAGGAGAGCGGTGCGCGCAAGGTGCGCATCAACGGATCGCCGGCACGCTCAGCCGATGACATGCTCGAGCATCTGCGATTGTTGTGGCTGACACCGTCAATGGACGGGCTGTTCACCGGGTCTGCCGGCGACCGGCGGCGGTTTCTCGACCGGCTGGTTCTGTCGGTCGATCCGGCGCATGGCAGCCGCGCCTTGAGCTATGAGCGGGCAATGCGCAGCCGCAACCGGCTTTTGTCCGAAGGCCGCGCCGACCCGACCTGGCTGGACGGGCTTGAGGCGCAGATGAGCGAACTGGGCGTGGCCATGGCGATGGCGCGCAGCGAAGTGGTGCGGCTCTTGTCGGCCCTGATCGACGACAGCCAGGCCGAAAGCCCGTTTCCGGCAGCAAGTGTAAGGCTTGAAGGCTTTCTCGAAGATGAGGGGCTGGAGACGGCAAGCGACATGGAGGTTGCGTTCATCGATCTGATGAAGCACGGGCGCGGACGCGACGCTGCTGCCGGGCGGACCTTGTCGGGTCCACACCGGATGGATCTGGTGGTGCATCACCGTGCCAAGGCGATGCCGGCGGCGCTGTCATCGACCGGGGAACAGAAGGCATTGCTGATCGGGATCATTCTGGGTCATGCGCAGCTGGTGCGCAGCCTCACCGGCCATGCGCCGATCCTTTTGCTCGATGAGGTCGCCGCCCATCTTGACGAGGGCCGCCGTGCGGCGCTCTTTGATCTGATCGAGACGCTGGACTGCCAGGCCTTCATGACCGGTACCGATGCGGCGATGTTTGGAAGCCTTGGGCCACGCGGCCAGATGTTCGAGGTCAGTGAGGGCCGCGCCACCCCCAGGCGCGAAGCGGCAAGCTGA
- the ubiE gene encoding bifunctional demethylmenaquinone methyltransferase/2-methoxy-6-polyprenyl-1,4-benzoquinol methylase UbiE gives MSDQRVSTQGGMQTSYGFRTVDDGEKQTLVNDVFHKVAKRYDIMNDVMSGGLHRVWKDALVAKLNPPRRAGFRFLDVAGGTGDIAFRIVAASDNQAQGTVLDINGSMLGVGAERAVKKGYAGNLEFVEANAEELPFEDNSFDAYTIAFGIRNVPDIDKALREAYRVLRRGGRFLCLEFSEVEMPLLDRIYDAWSFNGIPAMGKAIAGDAEPYQYLVESIRKFPRQDDFAAMITRAGFSRVHYTNYTGGIAALHSGWKL, from the coding sequence ATGTCTGATCAGCGCGTCTCCACTCAGGGTGGAATGCAAACCTCCTACGGTTTTCGCACCGTCGATGACGGCGAAAAGCAAACCCTGGTCAATGACGTCTTTCACAAGGTCGCCAAACGCTACGACATCATGAATGACGTGATGTCGGGCGGGCTGCACCGGGTCTGGAAGGACGCGCTTGTTGCAAAACTCAACCCGCCCCGCCGTGCGGGCTTCCGCTTTCTTGATGTGGCGGGCGGCACTGGCGATATCGCGTTCCGCATTGTTGCGGCATCAGACAATCAGGCGCAAGGCACGGTGCTTGATATCAATGGCTCGATGCTCGGCGTCGGCGCTGAACGCGCCGTCAAGAAGGGCTATGCCGGCAATCTCGAATTTGTCGAGGCCAATGCCGAAGAGTTGCCCTTCGAGGACAACAGTTTTGACGCCTACACCATTGCTTTCGGTATCCGCAATGTGCCCGACATCGACAAGGCTCTGAGAGAGGCCTACCGGGTTCTCAGGCGCGGTGGCCGTTTTCTCTGTCTCGAATTCTCCGAGGTCGAGATGCCGCTGCTCGACCGAATCTATGATGCCTGGTCGTTCAACGGCATTCCGGCGATGGGCAAGGCCATTGCCGGTGACGCCGAGCCCTACCAGTATCTGGTTGAATCGATCCGCAAGTTTCCGCGTCAGGATGATTTCGCCGCGATGATAACGCGCGCCGGTTTCTCCCGCGTCCATTACACCAATTACACCGGCGGCATCGCAGCCCTTCATTCCGGTTGGAAGCTCTAA
- the ubiB gene encoding 2-polyprenylphenol 6-hydroxylase, translating into MASLGTYLRLMRAGFILVREGVVSSLPAEDLPGPARFAHGVAGLLAKRRAKSAERSDRLARAVERLGPSWVKLGQFLATRPDVVGADIADDLAGLQDRMATFPEVQARAAIESSLGRPISDLYSRFDPPIAAASIAQVHPAEVTDENGSRKVAVKVVRPGVRQRFKRDLEAFYLVSELQERFIPASRRLRPVEITKTLEQTTRIEMDLRLEAAALSEMADNTKGDPGFRVPFVDWERTGRDCVTMEWIDGIKMSDVAGLKAAGHDLDALADTLIQSFLRHTLRDGFFHADMHQGNLFVDPAGMIVAVDMGIVSRLGKKERRFLAEILYGFITRDYRRVADVHFEAGYVPARHDPASFAQAIRAIGEPIHGQPAETISMARLLTLLFEVTELFDMETRPELVMLQKTMVVVEGVSRTLNPKFNMWKAAEPVVGDWIRDNLGPKRIAVDIKEGAIAALKLAEQLPDLAARTERFATEVGDMAENGLRFDAATSEAIGKAEARHTRSGRVALWVIAAAAVWLALAIHPIW; encoded by the coding sequence ATGGCAAGCCTTGGCACCTATCTGCGCCTGATGCGCGCGGGCTTCATTCTCGTGCGTGAGGGCGTGGTGTCCTCCCTTCCTGCCGAGGATCTGCCCGGCCCGGCACGTTTTGCCCATGGTGTTGCGGGGCTGCTCGCCAAACGCCGTGCAAAAAGCGCCGAGCGCAGCGACCGGCTCGCCCGGGCGGTGGAGCGTCTGGGCCCGTCCTGGGTCAAGCTCGGGCAGTTTCTCGCCACCCGTCCCGATGTGGTTGGCGCCGACATCGCTGATGATCTGGCTGGTCTGCAGGACCGGATGGCAACCTTCCCCGAGGTCCAGGCGCGTGCTGCCATCGAAAGTTCGCTCGGCAGGCCGATCAGTGATCTCTACTCGCGCTTCGATCCGCCGATCGCCGCCGCCTCGATCGCCCAGGTGCACCCGGCCGAAGTGACCGATGAAAACGGGTCGCGCAAGGTTGCCGTCAAGGTCGTCCGCCCGGGCGTGCGCCAGCGCTTCAAGCGTGATCTCGAGGCCTTTTATCTGGTCTCCGAATTGCAGGAGCGCTTCATCCCCGCCTCCCGCCGGCTGCGCCCGGTGGAAATCACCAAGACGCTGGAGCAGACCACCCGGATCGAGATGGATCTCCGGCTCGAGGCCGCTGCCCTGTCCGAGATGGCCGACAACACAAAGGGCGATCCGGGCTTCCGGGTGCCCTTTGTCGACTGGGAGCGCACCGGGCGCGACTGCGTCACCATGGAGTGGATCGACGGCATCAAGATGAGCGATGTCGCGGGTCTCAAGGCGGCCGGCCATGATCTTGATGCGCTTGCCGACACGCTGATCCAGTCGTTCCTGCGCCACACCCTGCGTGACGGCTTTTTTCATGCTGACATGCACCAGGGCAATCTCTTCGTCGATCCGGCCGGCATGATTGTCGCCGTCGACATGGGCATCGTCAGCCGTCTGGGCAAGAAGGAGCGCCGCTTCCTCGCCGAAATCCTCTACGGCTTCATCACCCGCGATTACCGCCGTGTCGCCGACGTGCATTTCGAAGCGGGCTATGTGCCTGCCCGCCATGATCCGGCCAGCTTTGCCCAGGCGATCCGCGCCATCGGCGAGCCGATCCACGGCCAGCCGGCGGAAACCATCTCGATGGCCCGGCTGCTTACACTTCTGTTCGAGGTCACCGAGCTGTTCGACATGGAAACCCGGCCCGAGCTGGTCATGCTGCAAAAGACCATGGTCGTTGTTGAGGGTGTGTCGCGCACGCTCAACCCCAAATTCAACATGTGGAAGGCCGCCGAGCCGGTGGTTGGCGACTGGATCCGCGACAATCTCGGCCCCAAGCGCATCGCTGTCGACATCAAGGAAGGCGCGATTGCGGCACTGAAGCTGGCCGAGCAATTGCCCGATCTCGCTGCCCGCACCGAGCGCTTTGCCACTGAAGTCGGCGACATGGCCGAGAACGGCCTGCGCTTCGACGCGGCCACATCCGAGGCCATCGGCAAGGCCGAAGCCCGCCACACCCGCTCGGGCCGGGTGGCTTTGTGGGTGATTGCTGCCGCTGCGGTCTGGTTGGCGCTCGCCATCCACCCTATATGGTAG
- a CDS encoding GNAT family N-acetyltransferase: MVGLTAYRPISLDDIDVEPLADEAWADGYPFVERMRHDWKSGDNRFDGPGERLIGAFEGETLIGFCGLNRDPYVSENTGRIRHLYVSLDHRHIGIARALVGEALDGASIQFPRIRLRATPASRSFYELLGFEEVDEAEATHAKRIR; the protein is encoded by the coding sequence ATGGTAGGCTTGACCGCTTACCGGCCCATTTCCCTGGATGATATCGATGTAGAGCCCCTGGCCGATGAAGCCTGGGCCGATGGCTATCCCTTTGTCGAACGTATGCGGCATGACTGGAAATCGGGCGACAACCGGTTTGATGGCCCCGGTGAACGCCTGATCGGTGCCTTCGAGGGCGAGACCCTGATCGGTTTTTGCGGTCTCAACCGTGATCCCTATGTGAGTGAAAACACCGGTCGCATCCGCCACCTCTATGTCAGCCTCGATCACCGCCACATCGGTATCGCCCGTGCGCTGGTGGGCGAGGCCCTCGACGGCGCATCCATCCAGTTTCCCCGCATCCGCCTCCGCGCCACCCCGGCCTCGAGAAGCTTCTATGAGCTGCTCGGGTTCGAAGAGGTCGACGAGGCCGAGGCGACCCATGCCAAGCGGATCAGGTGA
- a CDS encoding molybdopterin-synthase adenylyltransferase MoeB: MDDTHLNADEIARYARHIVLAEVGGAGQQKLKAARVLVIGAGGLGSPVLSYLAAAGVGVLGVTDDDEVSLSNLQRQILHDTANVGIGKTESAARGLKRLNPHVRVITHPVRLTPDNATDIITAYDMVVDGSDNFETRYLLADTCETLAIPLVTAAVGRFDGSVTVLAPYQVNADGKPCPRYRDLFPEAPPPGLVPSCAEAGVIGALTGVIGTLQAMEVIKLITGAGEPLIGRLLLYDGLAASFQTVRYGRKG, translated from the coding sequence ATGGACGACACCCATCTCAATGCCGATGAAATCGCCCGTTATGCCCGGCATATCGTGCTGGCGGAGGTGGGCGGTGCCGGACAGCAGAAGCTCAAGGCGGCGCGGGTGCTGGTGATCGGCGCCGGCGGGCTGGGGTCGCCGGTGCTAAGCTATCTGGCGGCTGCAGGGGTCGGGGTTCTCGGCGTGACTGACGATGACGAGGTGTCGCTGTCAAACCTGCAACGGCAGATCCTGCATGACACGGCAAATGTCGGCATAGGCAAGACCGAGAGTGCCGCACGTGGGCTCAAGCGGCTCAACCCGCATGTCCGCGTGATCACGCATCCGGTGAGGCTCACGCCGGACAATGCCACCGACATCATCACCGCCTATGACATGGTGGTCGACGGATCGGACAATTTCGAAACCCGTTACCTGCTTGCCGACACCTGTGAAACGCTGGCAATTCCGCTGGTGACGGCAGCGGTGGGACGGTTTGACGGCTCGGTGACCGTGCTTGCGCCCTATCAGGTCAACGCGGACGGCAAGCCCTGCCCGCGCTACCGCGACCTGTTTCCCGAAGCCCCACCGCCGGGACTGGTGCCCTCCTGCGCCGAGGCCGGGGTCATCGGCGCGCTGACAGGGGTGATCGGCACCTTGCAGGCGATGGAAGTGATCAAGCTGATCACCGGCGCGGGCGAACCGCTGATCGGAAGGCTGCTGCTCTATGACGGGCTGGCGGCGAGCTTCCAGACCGTTCGCTACGGGCGGAAAGGCTGA
- the dnaN gene encoding DNA polymerase III subunit beta, with protein MRVTLERSNLLKSLNHVHRVVERRNTIPILSNVLLKAEGATLDMKATDLDLEITEATPAMIEQAGSTTVPAHLLYDIVRKLSDGSEVMLATNPDGASMTVASGRSKFTLQCLPESDFPDLTAGAFSHTFRLPATELKMLIDRTQFAISTEETRYYLNGIFVHTIESEGALKLRAVATDGHRLARADVDAPSGSEGMPGIIIPRKTVGEIQKLVDNPDLTVTVEVSDAKIRFTIGSVVMTSKLIDGTFPDYQRVIPTGNDKELTVDCQTFAQAVDRVSTISSERGRAVKLAIADGQLTLTVNNPDSGSATEELAVGYDRDPIEIGFNAKYLLDITNQLSGTDAVFLLADPGSPTLVRDTAGDDALYVLMPMRV; from the coding sequence ATGCGTGTCACCCTCGAGCGTTCCAACCTTCTGAAATCGCTGAACCACGTGCACCGCGTGGTCGAGCGCCGGAACACGATCCCGATCCTGTCGAACGTGCTTCTGAAGGCCGAAGGCGCCACGCTTGACATGAAGGCGACCGACCTGGATCTGGAAATTACCGAGGCGACCCCGGCAATGATCGAACAGGCCGGGTCAACCACGGTGCCGGCGCACCTGCTTTATGACATCGTGCGCAAGCTTTCGGACGGATCGGAAGTGATGCTGGCCACCAACCCCGACGGGGCTTCGATGACGGTCGCCTCGGGCCGCTCGAAATTCACGCTGCAGTGCCTGCCTGAATCTGATTTCCCGGATCTGACCGCCGGCGCCTTCAGCCACACATTCCGGCTGCCGGCAACAGAGCTCAAAATGTTGATCGACCGCACGCAGTTTGCGATCTCGACCGAGGAAACCCGTTATTATCTCAACGGTATTTTCGTTCACACGATCGAAAGCGAAGGCGCTCTGAAGCTGCGCGCGGTTGCCACGGACGGCCACCGTCTGGCCCGCGCCGATGTCGATGCGCCTTCCGGTTCGGAGGGCATGCCCGGCATCATCATTCCGCGCAAGACCGTGGGTGAAATCCAGAAGCTGGTCGACAACCCCGACCTGACGGTGACGGTCGAGGTGTCTGACGCCAAGATCCGCTTCACCATCGGTTCGGTGGTGATGACCTCGAAGCTGATCGACGGCACCTTCCCCGACTACCAGCGCGTGATCCCGACTGGCAACGACAAGGAACTGACGGTTGATTGCCAGACCTTCGCCCAGGCGGTCGACCGGGTGTCGACGATCTCGTCGGAGCGTGGACGCGCGGTCAAGCTCGCCATCGCCGATGGTCAGCTGACGCTGACGGTCAACAATCCGGACTCGGGCAGCGCCACCGAGGAACTCGCCGTGGGTTATGACCGCGATCCGATCGAAATCGGCTTCAACGCCAAATATCTGCTCGACATCACCAATCAGCTTTCGGGCACGGATGCGGTGTTCCTGCTCGCGGATCCCGGCTCTCCGACACTGGTGCGCGACACCGCCGGCGATGACGCGCTTTATGTGCTGATGCCGATGCGCGTCTAG
- the dnaA gene encoding chromosomal replication initiator protein DnaA produces the protein MKKTNDVFERVMARLKAQVGQEIFTSWFGRLKLQSASKSVVRLSVPTAFLKSWINNKYLDQISALYREEAPDVLKIEIVVRSATRSTAVSSAPDAASLPNASQATPGASASRKEQHVTVKGAGAKFGAFNKGPQAANAVIGSPLDPQCTFDSYVEGSSNRVALAAARTIAEAGTGAVRFNPLFIHSNVGLGKTHLLQAIAAAASSHSRNPRVVYLTAEYFMWRFATAIRDNDALSFKESLRNIDLLVIDDMQFLQGKSIQHEFCHLLNMLLDSARQVVVAADRAPWELESLDPRVRSRLQGGVAIEIEAPDYEMRLEILRKRLAIAQMEDATLDIDETILAHVAQNITSSGRELEGAFNQLLFRRSFEPNLSIERVDELLGHLVNAGEPKRVRIEDIQRVVSRHYNVTRQELVSDRRTRVIVKPRQIAMYLAKTMTPRSFPEIGRRFGGRDHTTVLHAVRKIEELINGDTKLGHEIELLKRLIIE, from the coding sequence ATGAAAAAAACCAATGATGTGTTTGAACGGGTTATGGCGCGATTGAAGGCGCAGGTCGGGCAAGAAATTTTCACCAGCTGGTTTGGACGGCTGAAGCTTCAATCAGCCTCCAAGAGCGTGGTACGGCTGTCGGTTCCGACGGCTTTCCTGAAATCATGGATCAACAACAAATATCTCGACCAGATCAGCGCTTTGTACCGCGAAGAGGCGCCTGACGTTCTCAAGATCGAAATCGTGGTGCGCTCGGCAACGCGCTCGACAGCTGTTTCCAGCGCGCCGGACGCCGCCAGCCTGCCAAATGCTTCGCAGGCAACGCCGGGCGCTTCGGCTTCCCGCAAGGAGCAGCATGTCACGGTCAAGGGGGCCGGCGCAAAATTCGGCGCTTTCAACAAGGGGCCGCAGGCAGCCAATGCCGTGATCGGCTCCCCGCTTGACCCGCAATGCACCTTTGACAGCTATGTTGAAGGGTCCTCCAACCGGGTGGCGCTGGCGGCGGCCAGAACCATTGCGGAAGCCGGGACGGGCGCTGTGCGCTTCAACCCGCTTTTCATCCATTCCAATGTCGGGCTGGGCAAGACCCATCTGCTGCAGGCGATCGCGGCAGCGGCAAGCAGCCATTCCCGCAATCCCCGCGTGGTCTATCTGACTGCCGAATACTTCATGTGGCGGTTTGCCACCGCGATCCGCGACAATGATGCGCTGTCGTTCAAGGAATCTCTGCGCAATATCGATTTGCTGGTGATCGACGACATGCAGTTTTTGCAGGGCAAGTCGATCCAGCACGAGTTCTGCCATCTGCTCAACATGCTGCTGGACTCGGCCCGCCAGGTGGTGGTTGCCGCCGACCGCGCGCCGTGGGAGCTGGAATCGCTCGACCCAAGGGTGCGCTCGCGGCTGCAAGGCGGTGTGGCGATCGAGATCGAAGCGCCCGACTACGAAATGCGACTGGAAATTCTGCGCAAGCGCCTGGCGATTGCACAGATGGAGGATGCCACGCTCGACATCGACGAGACCATTCTCGCCCATGTCGCCCAGAACATCACCTCAAGCGGGCGGGAGCTCGAGGGGGCGTTCAACCAGCTGCTGTTCCGGCGCAGCTTCGAACCCAATCTGAGCATTGAACGGGTGGACGAGCTCCTCGGCCATCTGGTCAATGCGGGCGAGCCCAAGCGGGTGCGCATCGAAGACATTCAGCGGGTGGTTTCGCGGCACTACAATGTGACGCGGCAGGAGCTGGTGTCCGACAGGCGGACACGGGTGATCGTCAAGCCGCGCCAGATCGCGATGTATCTGGCAAAGACCATGACGCCACGTTCGTTCCCCGAAATCGGCCGCAGATTCGGCGGTCGAGATCACACGACTGTGCTGCATGCGGTGCGCAAGATCGAGGAATTGATCAACGGGGACACCAAGCTCGGCCACGAGATCGAGCTGCTCAAACGGCTGATCATCGAATAA
- the rpsT gene encoding 30S ribosomal protein S20, whose translation MANTTSAKKATRKIARRTEINKARRSRVRGFLRKVEEAISSGDKDAAAAALKAAQPELMRAATKGVVHANTASRKISRLSNRVKAISA comes from the coding sequence ATGGCCAATACAACTTCGGCGAAAAAGGCGACCCGCAAGATCGCTCGCCGCACCGAGATCAACAAAGCCCGCCGCTCACGGGTCCGCGGTTTCCTTCGCAAGGTCGAAGAAGCCATCAGCTCCGGCGACAAGGATGCAGCGGCAGCAGCTCTGAAGGCAGCACAGCCCGAACTGATGCGCGCGGCCACCAAGGGTGTGGTTCATGCCAACACAGCTTCGCGGAAGATTTCCCGCCTGTCCAACCGGGTCAAGGCGATCTCCGCTTAA